The stretch of DNA ATTCATTCAAATAATCGGCAACTTCAACTTTTTTAAATAAAATAACCAAAAGCAAAAGCAAAATTAGCATATATGGTTTTGTAATAAATATTAAAAAGCTTTTTATTACTGACCAAGAATATGAAACATTCGTACCATCTTTGTTTCCTTTCAATATCCCTTTCTTATTCAAAACCATGTAACTTTTAAAAGCATCGTAAAAATCTAAATTTTCAGCTTCCATTTTTTGTTCTACTGCCGTTGCTACATGGTCGAGCATTTCCATACGAATGTCGTAATAAATGACTTCGCTGTTTTTTAAATAATTGTCTATGAATTTTATGTTTTCTTTACTTAATTGCATCTTAGTAACTCAATTTAGAATTAACAATAGTTTGCATGTTTTGGATAAATTCTTCTAATTCCGCTAAACGGTTTACGGTTTCTGTAGTACCCTTTTCGGTAAGTTTATAATACTTTCTTAATCGATTATCTACTTTTTCCACCTCAACATCAAGCAAACCCTCTGCTTCTAATTTATGTAAAGCAGGATATAAAGCACCTTCAGTAATGTTTAATTCGCCTTTTGTAATTTCTTTTACTTTTTGTGTAATCTCATAACCATACATTCTGCCATTTTCTTCCAAAAGTTTCATGATTATGGTATTTAAACTTCCTTTATATAATTGAGAATTTTTCATAACCCTAATAATTTCAAAACAAATATATGCATAATATTCTTATGTATAGTATTCTTAAGTATATCTTTTTAAAGTCTTTCTTCTATCTTCTTTTCTCTATTTTCTAAAGAATAACGTATTTTTGTAAAAATGTTTTAAAAATGTCACAATTTTATAAATTACACATAAAAGAAGTAAGAAGAGAAACGCCAAATACTGTTTCTGTAGCTTTTACAATTCCACTAGAATTTCAAGATTTTTATAAGTTTACTGCTGGTCAATATGTTACTTTAAAACTAACATTAGACGGAGAAGAAATCCGTAGAGCTTATTCTATTTGTTCTTCACCCAATAGCGGAGAACTTCGAGTAGCA from Flavobacterium haoranii encodes:
- a CDS encoding PadR family transcriptional regulator, translating into MKNSQLYKGSLNTIIMKLLEENGRMYGYEITQKVKEITKGELNITEGALYPALHKLEAEGLLDVEVEKVDNRLRKYYKLTEKGTTETVNRLAELEEFIQNMQTIVNSKLSY